A window of Glycine soja cultivar W05 chromosome 2, ASM419377v2, whole genome shotgun sequence genomic DNA:
CATGGTTTCTCTCGCATTCGGAGAATAACCCCTTACCCCTTTCTACAACAACTGAGAAAGTTTAATTTAGGTTTAGAGAGGAAATATTAATTCCAACCAAACagataaaataatgtttatgtTACGGTTTTTATATCTTTTCTCACCTCTTTACTGTTTTGTTTCCCTTTAAATGTTCAATTCTTTTATAAAGTAAGTTacactaaataaatttttaatctcaaattaagagtgttttttttagtttctaaattaaaatttatttatttttagtttttaaatgctttttttattGTCTTATGCGGTAAAAAAATCGTCACAATtgtgcataaaaaaattacgcattaaatttagtaataattatttttatgtaataataaattttagtatatataaattcatatgaaaattttacatttaataaatataaattatgtacattaaatttaaagtataaTATTACTCATGTTATCTCAGTtgtaataaatacaataatgaATACTAGTATAATATAAGGAAAATAttgtttgtttatatatttatataaataccaCATTAATGATAAATACACCTTAAAttcatacaaaaaatatttataatagattaataatattaaataataaatatacctTACATTTAGTAATACTATTCAAGttaattgtatatttaaatttaataaaaagaattaatattacattaagaaaagaataaataatatataatgggATAATGTAAAGTTTTTTTATAGGCAGTTATCTAATTACATGATTATCAtgattaattgataatattaaaacTTTAACTGTTTTACATCATTAATATACGCAGAATGCATACATATTAAacgaaaaaatgtttatttttttttatttataaacagtAAATTAATAGGATAAGATAAAACTCACTTCACTCCATACGTTGCTAACATTCCTGCGTGTAGTTTGAGTTTGCAGTCTAGGTGAGCAAAAATGAGAAATCCAAATCCTATAGGCATGTGTTTTACGTGAAGAAACGTTAATTAGGAGCAAAAAAACGAAAGGAATGAGAGAAGTAAGAGATTGACTTGTTATTAAGATGAGAAGTAAGAGATTTACCaatcttcttcattcttcttcttcttcttctgttttctATGCTCTCCCACCCATTGTTCTGCTTGGCTTTTGCGTTTACTTTTACTATCTCTCCTTTACTTCATCTCCAGAAAATAATATTCTCCGTTCCATCTCCATTTCCGTCTCCATCACCAACCACTCTTCTCTTCCCGCTCCTACGCCTCCAGGTACATATATGTGCTGCATAATTTTGTCTTGTTGAAACTATATATTatactaatgttttaaaaagattttagcaataccaatttaattaattagaactTTTATGATTTATGAGTAGTGAATATTGATAGACGTGGAGCCGTGGAGGTGAATTGAGGTGGAAAGAAGAGAGTTAAAGAggaataagaagaaaagaagaaaagaagaaaagatagaAAGTGatataaaaaagagtttttatttatttatttattattataagcaAATTTCATTGACAAGAGCAATGATTTGAGGCACAAGATGTGCTCAAGCCCCATGTTAGAGagagatgaaaaaagaaaaggaggtaAAAAAGTGAGATACAATAGAACATGATTAAGTATTTTCCATCATTTATACACTTGCTTGCTTGTGAATTTTGCCCTCAAATTCATCTTCTGCCTACGTCCACAATTTAAGTACTCaagttttaatctttttttattggcAGTTTATGAGAATCCATGTGACTACTCCAATGGCAAATGGGTCCGTACAAAAAGAGGCCCTTTGTACAATGGAACCACCTGTgttaagatgaaaaaaaatcaaaactgcATCGCCAATGGAAGGCCTGATTCGGGGTTCCTTTATTGGAAATGGAAACCAAGTGAATGCCATCTTCCAAGGTTTGACCCCAACACTTTTCTCCAATTCATAAGTAACAAACATGTAGCTTTTGTTGGAGACTCTATATCAAGGAACCACCTAGAGTCCCTTCTTTGCATGTTAGCCACCGTCACAAAACCAAACCGTGTCCGACACCAAGGTTCTCGTCGGTGGCATTTTCCTTCTCACAACGCTATCTTGTCCTTCTATTGGTCCCCATTTCTTGTACAAGGTATCCCAAGAAAAAACCCGGGACCACATTATAATACAGTGTTTTTGGATCGTGTTAATTTGAGGTGGGCAAGGGATATGGATCAAATGGACATGATCGTGTTGTCCTTTGGGCATTGGTTTAATGTTCCTTCAGTTTTCTACGAGGGTGATGATAAAGTCTTAGGATGCCATAACCATCCTGTTACTAATTGCACTACCGAGATTGGTTTTTATGGTCCAATAAGAAGGGCTTTAAGGATTGCTCTTAATAGCATAATTGAGAGGAAGGTAAGTAAAGGAAATGGAGTTGATGTAATTGTGAGAACATACTCTCCTTCTCATTTTGAAGGTGATTGGGATACGGGGGGTACTTGTGCAAAGA
This region includes:
- the LOC114379890 gene encoding protein ALTERED XYLOGLUCAN 4-like isoform X1 → MRSKRFTNLLHSSSSSSVFYALPPIVLLGFCVYFYYLSFTSSPENNILRSISISVSITNHSSLPAPTPPVYENPCDYSNGKWVRTKRGPLYNGTTCVKMKKNQNCIANGRPDSGFLYWKWKPSECHLPRFDPNTFLQFISNKHVAFVGDSISRNHLESLLCMLATVTKPNRVRHQGSRRWHFPSHNAILSFYWSPFLVQGIPRKNPGPHYNTVFLDRVNLRWARDMDQMDMIVLSFGHWFNVPSVFYEGDDKVLGCHNHPVTNCTTEIGFYGPIRRALRIALNSIIERKVSKGNGVDVIVRTYSPSHFEGDWDTGGTCAKTNPYGVGQRQLEGENAVIRRIQLEEVENAKVKAKQFRGFRLEVLDVTKLALLRPDGHPGAYMNPFPFANGVNPKKPVQNDCVHWCLPGPIDTWSGIFLEMMKNMARAA
- the LOC114379890 gene encoding protein ALTERED XYLOGLUCAN 4-like isoform X2 — encoded protein: MRKNNILRSISISVSITNHSSLPAPTPPVYENPCDYSNGKWVRTKRGPLYNGTTCVKMKKNQNCIANGRPDSGFLYWKWKPSECHLPRFDPNTFLQFISNKHVAFVGDSISRNHLESLLCMLATVTKPNRVRHQGSRRWHFPSHNAILSFYWSPFLVQGIPRKNPGPHYNTVFLDRVNLRWARDMDQMDMIVLSFGHWFNVPSVFYEGDDKVLGCHNHPVTNCTTEIGFYGPIRRALRIALNSIIERKVSKGNGVDVIVRTYSPSHFEGDWDTGGTCAKTNPYGVGQRQLEGENAVIRRIQLEEVENAKVKAKQFRGFRLEVLDVTKLALLRPDGHPGAYMNPFPFANGVNPKKPVQNDCVHWCLPGPIDTWSGIFLEMMKNMARAA
- the LOC114379890 gene encoding protein ALTERED XYLOGLUCAN 4-like isoform X3, encoding MCSSPMLERDEKRKGVYENPCDYSNGKWVRTKRGPLYNGTTCVKMKKNQNCIANGRPDSGFLYWKWKPSECHLPRFDPNTFLQFISNKHVAFVGDSISRNHLESLLCMLATVTKPNRVRHQGSRRWHFPSHNAILSFYWSPFLVQGIPRKNPGPHYNTVFLDRVNLRWARDMDQMDMIVLSFGHWFNVPSVFYEGDDKVLGCHNHPVTNCTTEIGFYGPIRRALRIALNSIIERKVSKGNGVDVIVRTYSPSHFEGDWDTGGTCAKTNPYGVGQRQLEGENAVIRRIQLEEVENAKVKAKQFRGFRLEVLDVTKLALLRPDGHPGAYMNPFPFANGVNPKKPVQNDCVHWCLPGPIDTWSGIFLEMMKNMARAA